One genomic region from Phragmites australis chromosome 1, lpPhrAust1.1, whole genome shotgun sequence encodes:
- the LOC133911427 gene encoding peroxidase 1-like, with the protein MKMKGFFFFTSALAILALLPVTAVGAGLKVGFYNKTCPSAEALVQQAVAAAFQNNSGIAAGLIRLHFHDCFVKGCDGSVLIDSTANNTAEKDAIPNKPSLRGFEVIDAAKKAVEAQCPRTVSCADIVAFAARDSIALTGNVTYKVPAGRRDGRVSTEQGALDNLPSPSSNASVLVGKFAAKNLTAKDMVVLSGAHTVGRSHCDSFTKRLYNFSNASDVDPTISSAYAFLLKNICPANSSQFFPNTTTDMDLMTPDVLDNKYYLGLTNNLGLFTSDQALLTNATLKASVDEFVKSENRWKSKFVKAMVKMGGIEVLTGTQGEIRLNCRVINSGSSAGIELRMTGSDDSAEEFTEIATN; encoded by the exons ATGAAGATGAAggggttcttcttcttcacctccGCACTCGCCATCCTCGCGCTTCTCCCGGTCACCGCCGTAGGCGCCGGCCTCAAGGTCGGGTTCTACAACAAGACCTGCCCGTCGGCGGAGGCCCTGGTGCAGCAGGCGGTGGCCGCCGCCTTCCAGAACAACAGCGGCATCGCCGCCGGCCTCATCCGGCTGcacttccacgactgcttcgtcaaG GGATGCGACGGCTCGGTGCTGATCGACTCGACGGCGAACAACACGGCGGAGAAGGACGCGATCCCCAACAAACCGAGCCTGCGCGGGTTCGAGGTCATCGACGCCGCCAAGAAGGCCGTGGAGGCCCAGTGCCCCCGGACCGTGTCCTGCGCCGACATCGTCGCCTTCGCCGCCCGCGACAGCATCGCGCTGACCGGGAACGTCACGTACAAGGTGCCTGCGGGCCGGCGCGACGGCAGGGTGTCCACTGAGCAGGGCGCGCTGGACAACCTCCCCTCTCCGTCCTCGAACGCATCGGTGCTCGTCGGCAAGTTCGCCGCCAAGAACCTCACCGCCAAGGACATGGTGGTGCTCTCCGGCGCGCACACCGTCGGTCGCTCCCACTGCGACTCCTTCACCAAACGGCTCTACAACTTCAGCAACGCCAGCGACGTCGACCCCACCATCAGCTCCGCCTACGCGTTCCTGCTGAAGAACATCTGCCCCGCCAACAGCAGCCAGTTCTTTCCCAACACGACGACGGACATGGACCTCATGACGCCGGACGTGCTCGACAACAAGTACTACCTCGGGCTCACCAACAACCTGGGGCTCTTCACGTCGGACCAGGCGCTGCTCACCAACGCGACGCTCAAGGCGTCCGTCGACGAGTTCGTCAAGAGCGAGAACAGGTGGAAGAGCAAGTTCGTCAAGGCCATGGTGAAGATGGGCGGCATCGAGGTGCTCACGGGGACGCAGGGGGAGATCAGGCTCAACTGCAGGGTCATCAACAGCGGCAGCAGCGCTGGGATTGAGCTTCGGATGACCGGCTCCGACGACTCTGCTGAAGAATTCACCGAGATAGCAACGAACTAA
- the LOC133888093 gene encoding BRCA1-associated RING domain protein 1-like: protein MVDEFVGVFQQVCHYTDYEWLQLCHLQISLSFSRFKAGLHEKCIEWAPQAFFTGDIANNLEPKLVRASKIKCSVCGLKGAALGCLVKSCRKSYHVPCAHKIPGCRWDEENFVMLCPSHSLKKLPCERLKSKKKTKLQQPSSDMMHDNLNSPSPMQRDEIWISPQWS from the exons ATGGTTGACGAATTTGTTGGGGTCTTTCAGCAAGTGTGCCACTACACCGACTACGAATGGTTACAGCTGTGCCATCTACAAATCAGCCTATCATTCTCAAG ATTTAAGGCCGGCCTCCATGAGAAATGCATTGAATG GGCTCCCCAAGCATTCTTTACCGGTGATATTGCGAACAACTTGGAGCCTAAGTTGGTCCGTGCTTCTAAGATCAAATGTAGTGTTTGTGGATTGAAAGGCGCAGCACTTGGCTGCCTTGTGAAGAGCTGCCGCAAGAGCTATCATGTCCCATGTGCCCACAAGATCCCAGGCTGCCGATGGGATGAA GAAAACTTTGTTATGTTGTGTCCTTCTCATTCATTGAAAAAGTTGCCTTGTGAGAGATTGAAATCGAAAAAGAAGACCAAGCTGCAGCA ACCGTCTTCTGATATGATGCATGATAATCTAAATTCACCTTCTCCAATGCAAAGGGATGAAATATGGATCAGCCCTCAATGGTCATGA